A part of Streptomyces sp. DSM 40750 genomic DNA contains:
- a CDS encoding NADH-quinone oxidoreductase subunit A, which yields MNAYAPILVLGALGAGFAIFSVIMASLIGPKRYNRAKLEAYECGIEPTPTPVGGGRFPIKYYLTAMLFIVFDIEIVFLYPWAVTFDALGVFGLVEMLLFVLTVFVAYAYVWRRGGLEWD from the coding sequence GTGAACGCTTATGCGCCCATCCTCGTACTGGGAGCCCTCGGGGCAGGCTTTGCGATCTTCTCCGTGATCATGGCCTCGCTGATCGGCCCGAAGCGCTACAACCGGGCCAAGCTCGAGGCCTACGAGTGCGGGATCGAGCCCACCCCCACGCCGGTCGGCGGCGGGCGTTTCCCCATCAAGTACTACCTGACGGCGATGCTCTTCATCGTCTTCGACATCGAGATCGTCTTCCTCTACCCCTGGGCCGTCACCTTCGACGCCCTGGGTGTTTTCGGGCTCGTGGAGATGCTGCTCTTCGTGCTCACCGTCTTCGTCGCCTACGCGTACGTCTGGCGGCGCGGCGGCCTGGAATGGGACTGA
- a CDS encoding NuoB/complex I 20 kDa subunit family protein — MGLEEKLPSGFLLTTVEQAAGWVRKASVFPATFGLACCAIEMMTTGAGRYDLARFGMEVFRGSPRQADLMIVAGRVSQKMAPVLRQVYDQMPNPKWVISMGVCASSGGMFNNYAIVQGVDHIVPVDIYLPGCPPRPEMLMDAILKLHQKIQSSKLGVNAEEAAREAEEAALKALPTIEMKGLLR; from the coding sequence ATGGGACTCGAAGAAAAACTGCCGAGCGGCTTCCTGCTGACCACCGTCGAGCAGGCCGCGGGCTGGGTACGCAAGGCGTCCGTCTTCCCCGCCACCTTCGGCCTCGCCTGTTGTGCCATCGAGATGATGACCACGGGCGCGGGGCGCTACGACCTGGCGCGCTTCGGCATGGAGGTGTTCCGGGGCTCGCCGCGCCAGGCGGACCTGATGATCGTCGCCGGCCGGGTCAGCCAGAAGATGGCGCCGGTGCTGCGGCAGGTCTACGACCAGATGCCGAATCCCAAGTGGGTGATCTCCATGGGGGTCTGCGCATCGTCGGGCGGCATGTTCAACAACTACGCGATCGTCCAGGGCGTCGACCACATCGTCCCGGTCGACATCTATCTCCCCGGCTGCCCGCCACGGCCGGAGATGCTGATGGACGCGATCCTCAAGCTCCACCAGAAGATCCAGTCGTCCAAGCTCGGCGTGAACGCCGAGGAAGCGGCCCGCGAGGCGGAGGAAGCGGCACTCAAGGCGCTCCCCACCATCGAGATGAAGGGGCTGCTGCGATGA
- a CDS encoding NADH-quinone oxidoreductase subunit C translates to MSDANGKNGANGSNGVNPEKDLGASNLPGQRGEGGEEIRVQRGMFGANNGGDTSGYGGLVRSIRLPGPAGRPYGGWFDEVADELEGALEEQGLVPENVIDKAVVDRGEITFHIEREYLPRVAQTLRDDPALRFELCTGVSGVHYPGDKGRELHAVYHLRSITHNRLIRLEVSAPDADPHIPSLVPVYPTNDWHERETYDFFGIVFDGHPALTRIMMPDDWQGFPQRKDYPLGGIPVEYKGAQIPAPDQRRSYS, encoded by the coding sequence ATGAGCGACGCGAACGGCAAGAACGGCGCCAACGGTTCGAACGGGGTGAACCCCGAAAAGGACCTCGGCGCCTCCAACCTCCCCGGCCAGCGCGGCGAGGGCGGTGAGGAGATCCGCGTCCAGCGCGGCATGTTCGGCGCCAACAACGGTGGCGACACCTCCGGCTACGGCGGCCTGGTCCGCTCCATCCGGCTCCCCGGTCCGGCCGGCCGCCCCTACGGCGGCTGGTTCGACGAGGTCGCCGACGAACTGGAGGGCGCCCTGGAGGAACAGGGCCTCGTCCCGGAGAACGTGATCGACAAGGCGGTCGTCGACCGCGGCGAGATCACCTTCCACATCGAACGCGAGTATCTGCCGCGCGTCGCACAGACCCTCCGCGACGACCCGGCCCTCCGCTTCGAACTGTGCACCGGCGTCTCCGGTGTCCACTACCCCGGTGACAAGGGCCGCGAGCTGCACGCCGTCTACCACCTGCGCTCGATCACCCACAACCGGCTGATCCGCCTGGAGGTCTCCGCCCCCGACGCCGACCCGCACATCCCGTCGCTCGTCCCCGTCTATCCGACCAACGACTGGCACGAGCGCGAGACGTACGACTTCTTCGGCATCGTCTTCGACGGCCACCCCGCGCTGACGCGGATCATGATGCCGGACGACTGGCAGGGCTTCCCGCAGCGCAAGGACTACCCCCTCGGCGGCATCCCCGTCGAGTACAAGGGTGCCCAGATCCCGGCTCCGGACCAGCGGAGGTCGTACTCATGA
- a CDS encoding NADH-quinone oxidoreductase subunit D, whose amino-acid sequence MTTATPRETTEGTVYTVTGGDWDEVAETAAKSDDERIIVNMGPQHPSTHGVLRLILEIDGETVTEARCGIGYLHTGIEKNLEYRTWTQGTTFVTRMDYLTPFFNETAYCLAVEKLLGIEDQIPDRATIIRVLLMELNRLSSHLVCIATGGMELGATTIMIYGFRDRELILDIYELITGLRMNHAYIRPGGLAQDLPPGAVDQIREFVKKMQKNLPEYDKLATGNPIFKARMQDVGYLDLSGCMALGATGPILRSAGLPHDLRKAQPYCGYETYDFDVPTADTCDSYGRFLIRLEEMRQSLRIVEQCLDRLQPGPVMVGDKKIAWPAQLALGPDGLGNSLDHIKKIMGTSMEALIHHFKLVTEGFRVPPGQAYTAVESPKGELGVHAVSDGGTRPFRVHFRDPSFTNLQAMAAMCEGGQVADVIVAVASIDPVMGGVDR is encoded by the coding sequence ATGACTACCGCTACTCCGCGCGAGACCACCGAGGGCACCGTATATACGGTCACCGGCGGCGACTGGGACGAGGTCGCCGAGACCGCGGCGAAGTCCGACGACGAGCGCATCATCGTCAACATGGGCCCCCAGCACCCGTCCACCCACGGTGTGCTCCGGCTCATCCTGGAGATCGACGGCGAGACCGTCACCGAGGCCCGCTGCGGCATCGGCTATCTCCACACCGGTATCGAGAAGAACCTCGAGTACCGCACGTGGACGCAGGGCACCACGTTCGTGACGCGCATGGACTACCTGACGCCGTTCTTCAACGAGACGGCGTACTGCCTCGCCGTGGAGAAGCTCCTCGGCATCGAGGACCAGATCCCGGACCGCGCCACGATCATCCGCGTGCTCCTCATGGAGCTGAACCGGCTCTCCTCCCACCTGGTGTGCATCGCCACCGGCGGCATGGAGCTGGGCGCCACGACGATCATGATCTACGGATTCCGTGATCGTGAACTCATTCTCGACATCTACGAGCTGATCACCGGCCTGCGCATGAACCACGCGTACATCCGGCCCGGCGGACTCGCCCAGGACCTGCCGCCCGGCGCGGTGGACCAGATCCGCGAGTTCGTGAAGAAGATGCAGAAGAACCTTCCCGAGTACGACAAACTCGCCACCGGGAACCCCATCTTCAAGGCCCGTATGCAGGACGTCGGCTACCTGGACCTGTCCGGCTGCATGGCCCTCGGCGCCACCGGCCCGATCCTCCGCTCCGCCGGTCTCCCGCACGACCTGCGCAAGGCGCAGCCGTACTGCGGCTACGAGACGTACGACTTCGACGTCCCGACCGCCGACACCTGCGACTCCTACGGCCGCTTCCTGATCCGCCTCGAAGAGATGCGCCAGTCCCTGCGGATCGTCGAGCAGTGCCTGGACCGGCTGCAGCCCGGCCCGGTCATGGTCGGCGACAAGAAGATCGCCTGGCCCGCCCAGCTCGCCCTGGGACCGGACGGACTCGGCAACTCCCTCGACCACATCAAGAAGATCATGGGCACCTCCATGGAGGCCCTGATCCACCACTTCAAGCTGGTGACCGAGGGCTTCCGCGTCCCGCCGGGACAGGCGTACACGGCGGTCGAGTCGCCCAAGGGCGAGCTCGGGGTGCACGCCGTGTCCGACGGAGGCACCCGCCCCTTCCGGGTCCACTTCCGCGACCCGTCCTTCACCAATCTGCAGGCCATGGCGGCGATGTGCGAGGGCGGCCAGGTCGCCGACGTCATCGTCGCCGTCGCGTCCATCGACCCTGTGATGGGAGGCGTCGACCGGTGA
- the nuoE gene encoding NADH-quinone oxidoreductase subunit NuoE, which yields MPQLPAPDYPDDVRARLERDAAEVVARYPDSRSALLPLLHLVQSEEGHVTRTGMRFCAEVLGLTTAEVTAVATFYTMYRRKPSGDYQVGVCTNTLCAVMGGDAIFQALQDHLGVGNGETTGDGKVTLEHIECNAACDFAPVVMVNWEFFDNQTVDSAKRLVDDLRAGERVEPTRGAPLCTFKDTARILAGFPDERPGAVEASGGAGPASLVGLRLARGEAAPARVVHPRDGGPHDEPHDKVHEPSPAEHLSSHDAPQDTSASDPAHPAGPTAEEGE from the coding sequence ATGCCGCAACTGCCCGCGCCCGACTACCCGGACGACGTTCGAGCCCGGCTGGAGCGGGACGCCGCCGAGGTCGTCGCCCGCTACCCGGACTCGCGGTCCGCCCTCCTGCCGCTGCTGCATCTCGTGCAGTCGGAGGAGGGCCATGTCACCCGCACCGGCATGCGGTTCTGCGCGGAGGTGCTCGGCCTGACCACGGCCGAGGTCACCGCGGTCGCCACCTTCTACACCATGTACCGGCGCAAGCCCTCCGGTGACTACCAGGTGGGCGTCTGCACCAACACTCTCTGCGCGGTGATGGGCGGCGACGCGATCTTCCAGGCGCTGCAGGACCACCTGGGTGTCGGCAACGGCGAGACCACCGGCGACGGCAAGGTCACCCTGGAGCACATCGAGTGCAACGCGGCCTGCGACTTCGCACCGGTCGTGATGGTCAACTGGGAGTTCTTCGACAACCAGACCGTGGACAGCGCCAAGCGCCTCGTCGACGATCTGCGGGCGGGAGAGCGGGTCGAGCCCACGCGCGGGGCGCCGCTGTGCACCTTCAAGGACACCGCACGGATCCTCGCCGGCTTCCCCGACGAGCGGCCAGGGGCCGTCGAGGCGAGCGGCGGTGCGGGACCCGCCTCGCTGGTCGGCCTCCGCCTGGCAAGGGGAGAGGCCGCACCCGCACGCGTGGTCCATCCGCGGGACGGCGGCCCGCACGACGAGCCGCACGACAAGGTGCACGAGCCGTCACCCGCCGAACACCTCAGCTCGCACGACGCGCCGCAGGACACGTCGGCCTCGGACCCGGCCCACCCGGCAGGGCCTACCGCCGAGGAGGGGGAGTGA